TTCATTCTTATCTTTGACGTCGATATAAGTATCATGAATTCTTCTATCTTTCTTCCATACCATTTCTCTTAGTGAGTCAGCATCGTTGCttactattttcttttcaaGCAGCCATCCATCAACAGTTAAAAGTAACCGACTCCAGTAATCCCAAGGCATATCATCAACAGGttcatcttttgattttttcttgctttcttcCTTCAAACTTTCAAGTGTTTCCTGGAATTCTTTTATCGATTCTTGATATAACTTAACATACGAGAATATCTCTGCATCAGACTTTTCAAGCCGCTCCTCGAGTAATGTCACCTTATGTTGCATTAGCTCATTGTATTGCTGAATTTTTTCAGAAGATTCTTTATAAACATTGGCCTCTTTAAGTGATTCCTCGATTTTATCAACCATATTTCTGAGATCTTGATTCTGCTGTAACACCATAACTGCTTGCTCTGCTTGTTTGGTAGCTCTATCTAACAACAGCTGTAGATTCTCTACCTTCGCCCATAGATCAGTGCATTCGGTTTTAAGAGTAGAAAGGTTCGAGACATCTTCCTGAGAAGCCGATAACTTAAACTCCAAATCCTTTACAGAAGATTCCAAACCTGAGCACTCCTCTTCCAACACAACCACACGTTCACCGGTATTTTTAACACTTTCAAGTTCTGACTTGAGCATTTCTATATCGTTTCTCAACGAGAGATTCTCCATCTTCAATGTTTCGAGCTCCTTGCTAAGAGCTAGAGCATAACCATCACTTTCTGGAGGGGAGATCATTTCATGACGAAGCTTCTCTAATTGTTCTTCCAGAAGCTCCACATGTACTTTCTCTTGAGCAGCAGTTTTAATCCTGTCATCAGTCTCAGCCAATTTCATTTCCAAGACATTGATTTCTCCCTGCAATGATTCCTTTTCACTTAGAATCTTGTTAAGCTCGTCAAGAGCACTGGCCCGTGCTTGATCAAGCCGAAGAATATCTGCCACAATAAGACATCAGTATTTTAGTAAAGGCTTTCACAAGATCAGGAAATACACATAACCAATCAGATTGggaaaatttacttttttctgCATTTCTTATCATTGTCATTAGTTCCCCAAACTGTCCATCTGAAATCTGCTCGCCTCCACTTTTGTTAATGGACTGAAAGAGATCACAAAAAATTTATCCAAcgaatgccttttttttttcagaaatgtAGAGTTACGATATTACCATAAACACTAAAACGAAATCCATACCAAAGCTTTTGCAACCTCAGGCACAGACAAATTGTTCAAGTTCTGCCCATCATCAGTAGTGGCGATAAcattctcctccttcttctttgcAGGTCTACTTCTGCGCCGTGTTACTTCAACTATTTGTATATCATCTCTCTTTTCAGTATTCTCGTCAGCATGATTAACCTCTACGGTGCCCTTTTCTACATCTGACTCGAGGCTAGGCATGTCAGCAGAACCATTTCCAGGTTCTGATCCCTCATCGCTGTTGCCCTGAACACTTGAATTTATCGACAGGATCGGTTCAGGAGAgcctttcttgatttcttgtctTTTACTCGGGCTGCAAATTTTTCAATGGAAATCAGAAGAAATGGGAGAATTGAAAGGAATCAAAGAGGCTAGACTAGCTACATATCATCGATATAACAGATTAAAgacatcaaaaaccaaaatgcaACATCTTTTATctagtttacatttttaaacctctctaAACTCATAATGCCCCAAACAAATGAATCCTAAATCAAGATTATCATAACCAAATTCACACATCTATGAGACTGTGAGCATTCACCAAAACAGGCTAAGCTGAGtgttaaaaataatcaaaatcaaaactttggaAACTAGAAAACAGAGATATAAGTTTAAAGGTAAGACAACCACATCACGCCAAATACCTAAGAGCAGAGAATCGTTAAATTCCGAAAATGCCAaatgaaattaattacataaaagcaatcaaattcataaataattcTCAAAACCCCAACACAGAAatcgaaagaaagaaagaagacaacACTCACTCGAAACCACGTTGTTGACGCATCTTACAAGAAGTAGAAACCAATCGACGAGACGAAGGAAGATAGAAAAATCTACGAGAAGCTCCATGTTCTCTCTCGCAGGAGATTCTTCCTGCTGCTGCTAATCCATGGGTCAAGAAACAGAAGCTCGATAGCTTCGTCGTCATCTCTAATCtaatcagattaaaaaaaaaattccaaaactaAACGAAGAAAGATACAAAAGTTGTTGCTTCAATGGAGGTTTTGCGcaaaaatctcattttttttttgtttcattagtACTACTCTGTGTAcattatatcttcttcttcttcttcttcttcatgagtTCTTCTAAAGTATCTTTTttcaagaaattagaaaaaattggGAAATAATCATATGTTCGCAGGTCCACCACAAGATTAAGAGTCACGTGTTTACGCCACGTGTATTCTAAGCAATATCCAAATCGAACGGTGGTAAAAGTAAGAGACACGTTAACCAATCTTTCTCGATCTCGCCACCGCGCCGTGGTTCTCCGTGACTCCGTCGCCGGTGAGGtttttttttgacgattttAACgattatttttagggtttgtggtttgagtttgagttaTATCTCGAtttgacgttttttttttttttaatccaatctagcgcaaagttttgatttttttttttctttcttttcgatTCGCTAATGTAGTTTTGGGAAAGAGAAGAGTGTTATCAGGATCATGGAGGAAGGTTGCAACTGCTTTACCTCGAAGATGGTCTCAAATTTGAGCATTGgtttgtttatagttttgggGATCGTTCTTCTGATGGTTCGTGTACTGTACGTTGTATACCGTTGTGGCAAACCTTTTCCAAAAGGAGCTTCACAGTATTTTAGTACTCTTGTTGTTCTTGGTTCTGGTAAGAAGAGTTAATATATAGTGTCTTGTTTCATTGGATTCTATGTGATGTTAGGTATGATTAGCTGAAATGTTATTGTGTTATTAGGGGGGCACACTGCAGAGATGTTGAGTCTCCTCTCTGTTTTGCGTATGGATAGATTTACACCAAGGTTTTACATTGCTGCAGCTACGGATAACATGAGTCTCCAGAAAGCTCGTAGTTTTGAAGATTCTCTAGCTGTTAAGGTTTTGTTAAAGATGCCATTGGTTTCTTGCGTGGTTGATACTGCATTGATCAGTATGAAACTAAATAATTCTTCAACCCAAAGATTAATtctgttttcccttttttgCTGGATTTGGCCGTGACATAGCCTGCTATTAAGGAAGCATCATCACAGTTTATGCAAATTTACCGTAGTCGTGAAGTTGGTCAGTCTTATGTGACTTCTGTTTGGACTACCATTGTTGCTATTGTTCACGGTCTGTGGCTAATGATCCGGATCAGACCACAAGTGGTATGATATTTAACTGAATGCTTTCAGACTTTCTTCTAAGGggtttttataaaaacatttaaatcagGTTATTAATTAGATTTGGTTGAAGTTTTTCAGATCCTGTGCAATGGTCCTGGGACCTGTATTCCTCTGTGTGTGATTGCTTTCTTATTCAAGGTATACACTCTTCAGTACTATTTTATCACGCAGTTCTTTCCTGGGACTTGTATTCCTCTGTGTGTGATTCTTAGTCATGGTTTCTCCATTACATCTAGAATTAAGTGCTTGTTTCATCTTGGGTGTTACAGGTGCTAGGAATCAGATGGTCATCAATCTTTTATGTTGAGAGTGTAGCAAGAGTTAAGAAGCTTTCATTAAGTGGATTGCTACTTTACAAATTGAGGATAGCTGATCAATTCTTTGTCCAATGGCCTCAACTGCAAAAGAAGTATCCTCGGGCTCACTATGTTGGGTGCCTGATGTAAGCTGACTGGAACCCTCCTCACACCAAAATTTATTACAGTAACTTAGAATAGCTACAAAGCCTACACCTTCTCTTTATATACAGGATTGAGTCACACTTTAGTAATATTTCATCTTTGTTGCTATGAAGTCAAGTTTTATAAACTGAAGTTCTGTAATCAGCTGTTCTGAAGTTGTTAATGCTATTTCACTGAGCGTATGATGTGATTTTGGCGAAcatattcaaaactaaaccaGAGTCCAGAGTCGCTCACTATTTATTTACTGAAATCTACTTCCTGTTACAACGATGCAAAATGTGTCAAGCTGAGACTTCACTTCAGTTGCATCAAAAGATGTATTATTTTTAGTCTTCATTGTAACATCGTCGTCGAAATATCGTATTATTTTGATTGCCCATTTGACCCTTCTGCATCTGGTGGGTCATGGGATTCTACTGTTGAGATTCCATGACTTTTCTCCAAGTTTTTTTCATCAAGATATTGTTGGTAGACATAGGAAGCGACACCCCAAATAGCTAGGATCATAGAAATCACCTTTAACCCATTCATTTTGTCATGGAAAATGATTACAGCCAGGATAGGAACCACTGGGAGTCCCAGAGCGCTTATTGCATTTGAGAATAGAGAGGAAAGCTCGAAGATCAGTCCTGTGCCACCGATGGAGAATACCTGCCAGGTAACAGCTGTCCACACTAGGTTCATAATGTAGGATACCTTCCCAAGTTTGTAGTTTTTCATTTCATTGCTCAAAGTATTCCACTCGCCACTAGCAAAAAGCCCCACCACGCCAACACAACTGGCCACTAGACTCACGTAGATTATCATCTCCATAACTTCTGAAAAAGTTTGCTTCTTTAGAACTTTACGGAAGGCTAGCTGTTGTAGGGATAAAAGTAGACCAAACCCAGCAGATGAACAAATGGTGCATATGAAACCTCTGACATACTCtccttttgtaacttttttggaatttgattCTTCATTATTAAATGCAAGGAGGGTAGAAGATGTAGTGAGGAGGATAAGAGAATTCAAAATGATAGGAGTAAGTTTTTGTGAGTTGaggaaataagagaagaaagctGTGAAGGCTAACTGTGATGCATAGATCAGGGACAGGGTAGAAACGGGTAGGTAAAGCAGCCCGATGGAGTATAGGTAGCAAGCTGCTCCTACAAGAAGTCCAAGCACTATGTAAACCATTGCACGGTTCCTAAGTGAGGTTATTTTGTCGTCTCTTTGAGTTGTTGTATGTGTTTTGACTGACAAGAGATGAAATGGAAGTAGAATAGGAAAGCCTACAGGCTGAACTACTGTTGCTAGCCATTTGCTGTTTCCTCCATTGTCATAGTATAGTCTCCCCAGAATTGTAGCAACTGATTGGCCTGAAATGGCAAAGAATGTATAGACGGCTATCCGGAGCCACCGATTGTATGTATTAGAGTTTGTTTGGCTGCCACTGACCGAATTTTTTTCATCCTTATCTGTTGGATTTGGCTCTTTCTCCTGCTGAACTGGTAAGTGATAATAACACAAGAAATTAGTTTACGATTTATTTGTtgtcacacaaaatgaattttgatatattattgaATTATAAGATACCATGATAATCTTTtcggttcttttttttcttaagataaAAGACCAGTAGGTTCTTGACGAACTGGTTTATGCTTACTCACCAATGACTTGTAGTTCTTGATCCCCCTTCATAGTGGATATGGAATCCCCTccttggagatggacaaggaggAACTAACAATGTTCTGAACAGATTTGAAGTATTAGGTATCTTATTATCAATTTTCTTGGTTACCAATGCTACCAAGTGATTGCTTCTTTGATATGGGTAGACATGCTGTAGCTATATATTAAGGGAATAGGAATCGGTCACCGTCTAAGTTTTCATTGTATGTGTCCCCACATTCAGTAAATGCCAAATTGTAGATATCTTTCTCTTGCCATGAATTTAATATCTTTTGTTATCTACAACCAGAGATGTCACTATTGTTGATCTACAGATGGGTCGGGTCAAGTCAAGAAGGAAAATGATGTGTCGCCATTATTCACTCAGTATCTTAAAGCTGTATGGAGACACATCAACCATACGCATAGATAGAAACTTAACACGCATGAACACAATTTGTATGATTGTGTGACCTGTCAGGATGACTATTTTGAAAGTTCTTCgccttctttaatttctttggGTTGTTCCGTCTGATTATCTTTCTCTTATGATCAGGCATATGGATTAGGAACACATTTATGGACTTTATGTCATAAATGTCTTATCTTTTCAAAAGAATATTGGGTGGCAGAGGAAGTCACTTTATTAACTGCTATGAATGAGACTTCCAAATGGTACTATTTCTGGTCATTTACCTGTCTTGTTaagatttcttctttttttagttagaCATGATTTTATGTTTGTCGTTGTTTCAGGTAAAACTAGAAAGCGCAGTAGTGCATTAATATCTTCGTAAGTCATGTCTAACTGGTCAATTTTTACCGGGTGACAAACTCACAAATtgaaaatatcacaaaattgacatggtttttggttaaataaaagTCTGCTATTATCATTCTGCTTACACATTTTCGTAGTACTCATCTTTAGTTGTTATGATTCCAAGTTTTAAACGATGAACTTTTGTAATCAGCTGTTTTGAGCTTGGTAATGCCGTTTCACTGAGCTTACGATGTACTTTGGGTAGTCATAATCAAAACTAAACCAGAGTCATTCACTATTTATTGAAATGAAATCTATCTCCTGTTACAATgatgcaaaaaacaaaaattcagcGGAGACTTCATTTGAGTTGCATCAAAATTATTGTATGTTTATTCTTCATTGTAGGCTGCCTCCAGGCCGATATCAGCTCGATGAAGTCTGTAAACTGTGGAACACCATCTTTCAAGATTTCAGCTTATTTTGATTGCCAAATGACTCTTCTGCTTCTGATGGGTCAGGGGATTCTGTTGTTGTGATTCCTTGACTTTTCTTCAAGTTTTTTTCATCAAGATATTGTTGGTAGACATAGGAAGCAAAACCCCAAATAGCTAGGATCATAGAAATCACCTTTAACCCATTCATTGTGTCATGGAAAATGATGACAGCCAGGATAGGAACCACTGGGAGTCCCAGAACGCTTATTGCATTTGAGAATAGAGAGGAAAGCTCGAAGATTAGTCCTGTGCCACCGATGGAGAATACCTGCCAGGTAATAGCTGTCCACACTAGGTTCATAATGTAGGATACCTTCCCAAGTTTGTAGTTTTCCATTTCTTTGCTCAAAGTTTTCCACTCGCTGCTAGCAAAAAGCCCCACCATGCTAACACAGCTGGCCACTAGACTCACGTAAATTATAACATCCATAACTTCTGAGAAAGTTTGCCTCTTTAGGACTTTAAGGAAGGCTAGCTGTTGTAGGGACAAGACTAGACCATACCCAGCAGACGCACCAACAGTGCATATGAAACCTTTGACATACTCTCCTTTTGTAACTTTTGTGGCAGTTGACTCCTCATTATTGAACGCAAGGAGGACGGAAGATATAGTAAGTAGGAAAAGAGAATTCAAAATGATAGGAGTAAGTTTTTGTGAGTTGaggaaataagagaagaaagcGTTGAAGGCTAACTGAGATGCACAGATCAGGGAATAGGTAGAAACAGGCAAGTAAAGCAGTCCGATGGAGTACAGATAGCAATCTGCTCCTACGAGAAGTCCAAGCACTACGTAAACCAATACACGGTTCCTCGGTGAGGTTCTTTTTCCATCTCTAGGAGTTGTTTCATGTGTTTTGAGTGAGAAGAGATAATATGGAAATAGGACAGGAAAGCCAACAAGTTGAACTACCGTTGCTAGCCATTTACTGTTTCCTCCGTTGTCATAGTATAATCTCCCCAGAATTGTAGCAACTGTTTGGCCTGAAATGACAAGGAATGTATAGATAGTCACCCGGAGCCACCGTTTGTATTTGTCTGAGTGAGATACTTCTGTTTGGCTGCTGCTGACCGAATCTCTTTCATCTTGAACTGTCAGATTTGGTTCTTTCCCCTGCTGAACTGGTAAGTGAGGGAAGATAACGCAAATTAgtatatactttattttgttgttaactGTTTCATAtattgaataataaaatatcataaccgtattaatctttctttttttttgaagatgaaAGACTAGTACGTTCACTACGAACTGGTTTATGCTTACTCACCGATGACTTGTAGCTCTTGATCCCCTGTCATGTTGGATTTGGAATGACCTccttggagatggacaaggaggAACAGACGATATTCTGAACAAATTTTAAGTATTAGGTATCTTGTTATTAATTTTCTTGGTATATAAATGCTACCAAATGATTGCTCCTTTGATATGGGTAAGGTATGCTATAGCTATATTTTCAGAGATTAGGAATCGGTCACCGTCTAAGTTTTCATTGTTCTTGGTCCCACATTCAGTAAATGCCAaccatatatatctcttctctTTCCAGGATTTTAGTTCCTGTAGTCTTTCTGCATGCAAAGATGCCACTATTGTTGACCAAGAGATGAGTTAAGTCAAGGAACAATGATCATTCAGGATTTTTTTCTGCAACTTGAAGAAACATGAACCACATACTTATATAGACAAACATAAACTCCACGCATACACATATATGAACATGTGCACAATTTCTATGATTGTGTGATCTTGAGGACGACAATTTTGAAGGTTTgtcatctttataaatttctttgGCTTGCTCTGTCCGACTGTTTTTATATGGTGCTGGTGGCATGTGGATTAGGAACACGTTTGGGGTTTCCCTGGCTAGTCTTGAAGTTTTTCAAGAGAAGACATTTGTAACAATAATATCTTGGACGGCAGAGAAGTCGCTTTACAATCTATTTAGTCATAGACTTCTAAATGGTATTATTTCTGGTCATTTAGTTTTTGTTCAAAGGTTTGTTTCCCCAAGGATGTCGGGACCTGTTTGTCTAagatatattcttttttcattatattataCAGTACATGATTTGTTGTTTGCTCTTGTTTCTGTCAGGTGCATTTCAAAAACTAGAAAGAGTATAGTGCATTAATATCTTTGTAAGTTATAGTTAACTGTTCAATTTTTATCGTGTGTCACTCTCACGTGAtgaaaatatcacaaaatagACATGGTTTTATGTTAGAGAAATGTCTGCTTTATCACCCTGCTTGTAATgtacaattttataaaaagaaaaaaagttctaCATACCTGAGATGTGGGTACCTTATGTATAAAATTACAGTTGTACTCAATACTGGAAATTTGGCCAAAGAGACTTGCACATTTCTGATATATATGCTCAAGAGACATGCGTCCCATTTGCATTGACAATTACAGAAATTACACGGACAAGCTTTATGTATGTAATATGCATGATTGTCatgcacaaaaaaaatttgtttgattgtgtgACATGTTTGCGTATTTTGCTCGACAGGGTTTGTGTGGGCAagtcttcaacttcttttcgTCGAGGTAGTGCTGATAGACAAATGAAAGGAAGCCCCAAATAGCTAAAACTATGGAGAAGATCTTTGATGCGTCCATCTTATCATGGAAAACGATCACTGCTACAACTGGAACGATAGGCAACCCGACAGCAGTTATGGAATTGGAGAACACAGAAGATGACTCGAAGATTAATCCCACAAAACCAACAGTGTATACTTGCCATGAAATAGCTGCTGAGGCCAAAGTCAAGATATATGACATTTTCCCCAGTTTGTAGTTTCGTATCTCACTTGGCAGAGTTTTCCACTCTCCACTTGCAAACAGTCCTATGAGTATCACACAAATTGCAATAAGAGATTGGTAATTGGCCAATTCCAGGACTGCTGAGGATGTATGCTTTGTGAAAACTTTCCTGAAGAGCAGTTGTATCAGAGATAGCACCAATCCAATCCCAGCGGAAGCACCGATGGCACATATGAACCCAATCACATACTTTTCTTTAGAAACATTTGTTGTGTTTTCCGAGACAGTGTTGACCACGAGGAGGGCAGAGGAAACCGTAAGGAGAAACAAAGAATTGACTATGAAAGGAGTGAACTTTCGCGAGTTGAGGAAATACGAGAAAAAGGCAGTGAAGGCCAACTGTGAGGCCATGATAAGGGAGAAAGTAGAGACTGGTAAGTAGAGCAACCCAACTGCTGACAAATAAGCATAAGCAGACACTAGCAGTCCAGTGCAAGGGTGCTGAAGGAAGGGGATTTACTGAAATTTGTATCTGTTGATTTGGGTTGTCTGATTCGTGAAAAGAAGCGGAAGAGAACCAGTACAGGGAAGCCAATGAGTTGAAGAAGTGTTACCACATATGTGCTTTTCCCTCCATTTTCATAGTAAAATCTACCTAGAATTGTAGCAAGTGGTTGGCAGAAGATGACAAAGATTGCGTACATGCAGACACGGAGCCACCTTTTACAGTTCTTCGTTTGAGGTACTGATAATGATTCAGTTACCTCATGATCTAGTAGGTTTGCTTCTAAGTTCTGGTCACCTGAAAATTTAACACTCATGATTATTAtatttcatgaaaaaaaaaaaagaaacaaaggatCTAATGTTATCAGGTGCTTTTTGCATACCATTGGCATAGTGTTCTTGAGATCTGTCCATGAGAAATGAGAAggtgagaaagaaagaatattgttttttattgatttctttcttctgtGATGTCTTGCAGATACGCAAGAGACCTTTCTTTATACACAAATTGATAGTTATGTTATAATAACTACAGACCCCAGATAAGTTTCACTATCAAACTTGACAGACTTTACTAGATCCATTATATAGATGGGGCAGGCGATAGATGACAGTAGTATCATAACTTAGTAGTCTCATGTTGACCATTGACTTTTCTTGTTTGGCTTACACATGACTTGGAATTCTTGTAACCTTCGAATGGCGGCTCTAAGAAAACTTTTGTTTAACCAATGCAGTATATCAGAAATTAACAGAGATACAAGAAGCCAAACTCCTGCGATGGAATAAAAGAGTTACTGTTTAAGTCACTacattgtttatttgttatgtCAGTGGCGGCGTCCAAGTGGTATTGTTTTTGTTCCCTTGTTATTCTATTCAAAGCTCTGTTTTCTCAAGGATGCATTAGCCTATCTGTCTCTCTGCTTTCGTTGTTTGCTCTTGTTTTCGGTGTTTCAGATGCACTGCAAAATGACAAAGCAGAGTATAGCATTGTATCTTTTTGTTGTGGTTATCTCTGATGTCACACTCACGAAACGGAAATATCGCAAATATGACATGGTTATCTGCTAAAATTGATTGCTTTAATTATCGTTGCTGGTATTACACATTTCTGTATAGCCTATAGGATAGAAGTGGATTTAGAAAGTCAACAAACGATACAACAAGACAAGGGTTTCAACAACACTTGACTtagaaagtttttaattttcttgttgtgGTGTCTAGTCTACTGTATATGTAACTGCTTACTTGAAATTATAGTAGTGCAAAATTACAAGAGTTTTGGTTCTTGGATCTTTAACTAAGCTTGGATATGACTGTTTTCTTCTTGTGCATCTTCTTCAGGTTGAGAAAGTTtcatcaactcttcttcttctttctcctgaGTTGCTTCTTCAGGTTGAGAAAGcttcatcatctcttcttcttctttctcctgaTTTGCTTCTTCTGGTTTTTGATCATCGACATAGTCGTGATAAGCATAAGAAACAAATCCCCATATGGCCAAAACCAATGCAATCAACTTGATTCCACTCATCTCATCATGGAAGAACACAACACCGAGAAAAGGAACAATAGGTAAACCAACAGTGCTTATGACATTTGAGAAAAGCGATGAAACTTCAAGGATCAAACCCAAACAACCAATGGAAAAAGCTTGCCATGATATCGTGGAACCGATGTTTATCGCAATGTAAGACACTTTCCCAAGTTTAAACTCTTCCATATCTGTCCTTAACGTTTTCCACCCACCACTTCCAAAAAGTCCAACCACCACAACACAAGTAGCTACTATAGATGGGTATGTGTCCATATCTAAAATCTCTTTGAAAGTGTGCTTCTTTAGAACCTTTTCAAAAGCATAATCTATCAACGAAAGCGTCAAAGAATACCCAGCTGAGCTACCAAACGCACAGATGTATCCAATCACATAATTGTATTTGGCCAAGGACTTTGAAGAAGATTCAGGCTCAGGTTGGATGACAAGAAGTGTTGAAGATAAGGTCAA
The sequence above is a segment of the Camelina sativa cultivar DH55 chromosome 10, Cs, whole genome shotgun sequence genome. Coding sequences within it:
- the LOC104723255 gene encoding UDP-N-acetylglucosamine transferase subunit ALG14 homolog, which translates into the protein MEEGCNCFTSKMVSNLSIGLFIVLGIVLLMVRVLYVVYRCGKPFPKGASQYFSTLVVLGSGGHTAEMLSLLSVLRMDRFTPRFYIAAATDNMSLQKARSFEDSLAVKPAIKEASSQFMQIYRSREVGQSYVTSVWTTIVAIVHGLWLMIRIRPQVILCNGPGTCIPLCVIAFLFKVLGIRWSSIFYVESVARVKKLSLSGLLLYKLRIADQFFVQWPQLQKKYPRAHYVGCLM
- the LOC104718500 gene encoding probable purine permease 6, with protein sequence MMEIESETQELCLHVNGEHARNFSTEQRSHSYSWRIKVFLYVFLLLAGETMATLLGRLYYEKGGKSTWLETLVQLVGFPLTFPCYNYINPEPSKTKSITKETTSFLTLSLVYIGIGLVVAGQSGLYSFGLLYLPVSTFSLISASQLAFNAVFSYLNSQKITPFILNSLVLLTLSSTLLVIQPEPESSSKSLAKYNYVIGYICAFGSSAGYSLTLSLIDYAFEKVLKKHTFKEILDMDTYPSIVATCVVVVGLFGSGGWKTLRTDMEEFKLGKVSYIAINIGSTISWQAFSIGCLGLILEVSSLFSNVISTVGLPIVPFLGVVFFHDEMSGIKLIALVLAIWGFVSYAYHDYVDDQKPEEANQEKEEEEMMKLSQPEEATQEKEEEELMKLSQPEEDAQEENSHIQA
- the LOC104718501 gene encoding probable purine permease 10; translation: MTGDQELQVIVQQGKEPNLTVQDERDSVSSSQTEVSHSDKYKRWLRVTIYTFLVISGQTVATILGRLYYDNGGNSKWLATVVQLVGFPVLFPYYLFSLKTHETTPRDGKRTSPRNRVLVYVVLGLLVGADCYLYSIGLLYLPVSTYSLICASQLAFNAFFSYFLNSQKLTPIILNSLFLLTISSVLLAFNNEESTATKVTKGEYVKGFICTVGASAGYGLVLSLQQLAFLKVLKRQTFSEVMDVIIYVSLVASCVSMVGLFASSEWKTLSKEMENYKLGKVSYIMNLVWTAITWQVFSIGGTGLIFELSSLFSNAISVLGLPVVPILAVIIFHDTMNGLKVISMILAIWGFASYVYQQYLDEKNLKKSQGITTTESPDPSEAEESFGNQNKLKS
- the LOC104718503 gene encoding probable purine permease 9, which gives rise to MKGDQELQVIVQQEKEPNPTDKDEKNSVSGSQTNSNTYNRWLRIAVYTFFAISGQSVATILGRLYYDNGGNSKWLATVVQPVGFPILLPFHLLSVKTHTTTQRDDKITSLRNRAMVYIVLGLLVGAACYLYSIGLLYLPVSTLSLIYASQLAFTAFFSYFLNSQKLTPIILNSLILLTTSSTLLAFNNEESNSKKVTKGEYVRGFICTICSSAGFGLLLSLQQLAFRKVLKKQTFSEVMEMIIYVSLVASCVGVVGLFASGEWNTLSNEMKNYKLGKVSYIMNLVWTAVTWQVFSIGGTGLIFELSSLFSNAISALGLPVVPILAVIIFHDKMNGLKVISMILAIWGVASYVYQQYLDEKNLEKSHGISTVESHDPPDAEGSNGQSK
- the LOC104718505 gene encoding probable starch synthase 4, chloroplastic/amyloplastic encodes the protein MTTKLSSFCFLTHGLAAAGRISCEREHGASRRFFYLPSSRRLVSTSCKMRQQRGFDPSKRQEIKKGSPEPILSINSSVQGNSDEGSEPGNGSADMPSLESDVEKGTVEVNHADENTEKRDDIQIVEVTRRRSRPAKKKEENVIATTDDGQNLNNLSVPEVAKALSINKSGGEQISDGQFGELMTMIRNAEKNILRLDQARASALDELNKILSEKESLQGEINVLEMKLAETDDRIKTAAQEKVHVELLEEQLEKLRHEMISPPESDGYALALSKELETLKMENLSLRNDIEMLKSELESVKNTGERVVVLEEECSGLESSVKDLEFKLSASQEDVSNLSTLKTECTDLWAKVENLQLLLDRATKQAEQAVMVLQQNQDLRNMVDKIEESLKEANVYKESSEKIQQYNELMQHKVTLLEERLEKSDAEIFSYVKLYQESIKEFQETLESLKEESKKKSKDEPVDDMPWDYWSRLLLTVDGWLLEKKIVSNDADSLREMVWKKDRRIHDTYIDVKDKNERDAISAFLKLVSSPTSSGLYVVHIAAEMAPVAKVGGLGDVVAGLSKALQRRGHLVEIILPKYDCMKYDRVRDLRALDTVVESYFDGKLYKNKIWIGTVEGLPVHFIEPQHPSKFFWRGQFYGEQDDFRRFSYFSRAALELLLQSGKKPDIIHCHDWQTAFVAPLYWDLYAPKGLDSARICFTCHNFEYQGTASASELGSCGLDVNQLNRPDRMQDHSSGDRVNPVKGAIIFSNIVTTVSPTYAQEVRTSEGGKGLHSTLNLHSKKFIGILNGIDTDSWNPATDPFLKAQFNVKDLQGKQENKYALRKQLGLSSAESRRPLVGCITRLVPQKGVHLIRHAIYRTLELGGQFVLLGSSPVPHIQREFEGIEQQFKSHDHVRLLLKYDEALSHTIYAASDMFIIPSIFEPCGLTQMIAMRYGSIPIVRKTGGLNDSVFDIDDDTIPAQFQNGFSFLTADEQSFNHALERAFNHYKNDEDKWMRLIEKVMSIDFSWGSSATQYEELYTRSVARARSATNRM